In Enoplosus armatus isolate fEnoArm2 chromosome 20, fEnoArm2.hap1, whole genome shotgun sequence, the sequence CTcaactttctgtctctgtctcccagaAATCGGCCGGGTACGCAAGGACATGTACAACGACACAGTGAACGGGGGCATGTTCAACGGACGGGACATGGAAGAGCTTCCCGAAGCTATCGGCCCCGTGGctcagctgcaggagaagctCTACGTGCCGGTCAAAGAGTACCCCGACGTGAGTGGTCAAAtccatgacctttgacctttttggAAGAGTTTCTGTTTACTTTTCGCTGTTGTCACTTTATCTCCTCTTAGTTACAGAAAGGCTGCCAGAAAGTCAGTAAGGCTTTTTTAATCACGGGGGACACTTCGCTTTGCATTTTATCTAAAAGCTGATTTCATTCTGAGATCATCTCTACTCACACCCAGTGATGTAATCTAGACTTAAAATAGATCAATAATGAACCCTGGGCAGTGTTTCCAGTGGGAAAGAAATTCATAATTTGCCATGATATTTTAAGATTCAGATTAATGTCAGTTTTGTTTACTCAAAAAGGCAATAAATAGGTGTAAAATCCCTCACTGCGACACAATTATTAGTCATAAGATTACCCATAAATATTTATAAGAGCTTAAAAAGGTGGATTAAGTATTTTCCCCCAAATATAAAGACAAGTGCACTGCAGTGAAGAGACTTTGCCATCCAGTACATCCCTGCTCACGCCAAGTACACTTAAGCACTTCAATATGAGTTGTGTTGATCCAGATTGAATGGCTCACATGATTTTCTCCATGCATCAGCTCGCCAATCACCAAATACAATGACAGGCTGTCCTCACTCACATGACAGAAGACTaacaggacacacagacacacacacacacacacacacacacacacacaggagtgcaCTGGAAAATGGCTGAGATCAAGTTTAAATTTAGAGAGCAGTTCCTCTAtctggatttgtgtgtgtgtgtgttggtgagagtCGAGGGTTATCGTAGAGGCCGGAGCGAATATGTTGCAACTGTTACTGAAGTAGACTTTAGATCAAACTCAGGGAGACTTGAGGAAGACGCTGGACAAATGttatgagagagacagagggatagtggcaaagaaacaacacatacacacacacatacacacacacacacacacacacacacacacacacacacacacaggggcagcTGTCTAGTTAATCACTCAGTCTTGGTGACAGATAAGGTTAAGAGAACGACGCTGTCCTGTCATGCCACCAGCACCAGCCAGCACCCATATAATGAgctatttttgtctctcttagtaacacaaacacatcacagatgcacaatcacactcacacacagcacatgcagatacacacacattgtaaaaGTGCAAAACTCAAGAGTTTGAGTCTGTGATGTCTGggtcttgtttttattatcagtgtgttttgctcttttgtgtAGTTTAACTTTGTAGGGAGGATCCTCGGCCCACGTGGACTGACGGCCAAACAACTGGAGGCAGAGACCGGCTGCAAGATTATGGTGCGAGGAAAGGGCTCCATGAGAGACAAGAagaaggtacacacacaaaacacacatgataCATGCTTTCATTgtgaaatacgcttattcgctttcttgccaagagttagataagaactttgataccactctcttgtctgtatgctaaatatgaagctagagccaggagactgttagcttagcttagcataaagactggagatggggagacagctagcccggctctgtccacAGGCAACAAAATGCTCAAAGTCTTGTCGTAaccagagactccaggaagtcactgcacccagccaagaaatagtcccgcacATAACCTCCATAAAACCACATTAACACAACACTTAACACAGGGAAATGTTCAGCAGTAATATCTCTATGTGACTTGTAGAAAAGTgctgaaacatgcaaaaaccTGTTTTAGCCTGTAGTCCTTTAGACaccaaaaatgttgtttttataaagcATTTCACAGGGTTGAAATAAGAATCTAACAGATTCAAGAAACAGTTAAAACAGACCGAATGTTACAAGAAACAAGTAATTAACTTCAATACTAATCTTTCTCACTAACTGAGAAATGATTTgactttgagagagagagttggctGCAaacacgtctgtctgtctgtctgtctgtctgtctgtctatccatctatctatatatctatatatctatctatctgtctatctatctatctatccatctatatatctatatatctatctatctgtctatctacagtatctatCCACCCTTCTCTCACAATGAGTTTTTGGTGCTCAGTTTTCCCCTCCTGTCCTGGTGTTCAGTCCATCTgttctcccttcctctcccctggTGTTTGCTGTTGGACGGAGTCGGCTCAAGCTTTCCAAACGGCAGGTGGAGCAAGTCCAGCATTCCaacccaccctctctctccagaACATTCCCTACCCCGCACGcccctcagagagagagagggagagagagacacacacagagacagagaggaaggaaaacagagacacagtgggaggcagcagggggagaggagaaaaagatgtTGACTTTTGGTGTTTTTCAAAATGATACATCTCACTTGacaaaacatccacagaggATACAATGTCCCAGCACACAATACTGAGACAGAAGACTTCAGAAGTTACGTTTTAAGTGGGGCTACatctaacagttattttcattattgattcaccTATTCAAAATTTTTTGATTAACTGATAGTTGTAGAATGTAAAGACTCTACAGACAGCcacgttagcagctctgtaaAGCTGTACTTAAAGGAATGGTTCAACACTCTGGGAAATATGTGTAGCTGCTtaacaccactctcatatatgTCCCATAAAACATGAAGCGACAACCAGGaaatggttagcttagcttagcatcaagactggaagctgggggaaacagctagcctggctaggAAGtgcacccagccaagaaatagttccagcacataAAGGTCTTTAAACTTGTGCtgttaattaaatgtgtttataattGTTCCACGCTCAAAGTGGAAGTGAAAAACTGGTcgtcgtggggggggggggcgtacaTGTTCTGACAGTCTCTCCTGGAGGACTTCATACTGTTGTACTCGATCATTCacaagtgacagaaatagttgtgtaacaaatgaaaatgcaatgaGTGAGAAGTTCAGATCCAgctactttctcacctccacacaacTGGCCAAAACCGTcttgaagtgggtgtgaatgtcggATCGTcggttttggaaagttacagaaatggtcgGACATAATCCCCAAGTATACATGCGCACTTAACCCATTGgacagatccaggctagctgcttccagtcattatgctaatctaagctaacaatctcctggctgtagtttcatgtttcacGGATAgatatgagaatggtatcagtcttttcatttaactctcaagaagaaagccaataagcttatttgccaaaatgtcgaacttttCCTTTGAGCACAGCGGCAACGACAGTGCTAACAGgctgacgtttagcaggtaatgtttaccatggtcacaATCTTATTTTAGCGAGTTAGCATTactgattagcactaaacaaaaagttttgcaggttttattttatcatgAATGAAAGTAGTGGACAAAGTGAAATTACGACCTGATGATAGAGGAAAAGGCtcaggatcaccagagttatgacaattcattctgaggggtgtctgaaccaaatgtcatgacaatcaATTCAGAatttgctgagatatttcagtcagacaTTACAGACATTGCCATTCTGACAGCCCCTGGAGTTAGTGTTTCTTAATGTGTCTGGTAAACTTGAATTGTAATACAATGatctgaaacagagaaaagaagcccATCCAGCTTGTGTTTGGTATTTTTTATAACTATTTGGTACATAAAGTTCCAAAACAGACAATTTGAAGAGTAATCATGTGCACCTGTTTTGTTATATGAACAACAGGGAAGGAGACCAACAAACACAACCAGCAACAGTGtcaatgtttggcatttttacatgATAATGACTAAAAGATTATTTATAAATACTGTTATTGTCAATGAATCAACATCTGAATaccaattaattgactaatcatttcagcactcgTTTTAATAAAGTGACAGGGAAAAGTTAAGATAAAAAGCAGTGGCAAAGAGTACTGTGATTTGGGGGAATGATACAGAAACAATCTGTGTGCCTTCATTAAATTGCAACACCAAACTTGTGTAACCACTGAAGAGCAACATGAGTCTGATAACGCTTCCAAAGCTGCATTACACGACCTTGagccttgtgtgtttgtgagccgTTTGAGGCCAATCCAAAAACTGAGCCAAAATAGAAGAAAAGTGAAATCCTGTTCCCTCTCTGCAGCAATGGACCGAGCTTCTGTGGCGCCTTCAGACggagcttttaaaatgttttttttctgtttcaggaGGAGATGAACCGAGGGAAGCCCAACTGGGAGCACCTCAGCGAGGACCTCCATGTCCTGATCACagtggaggacacacacaaccGGGCCAAGATCAAACTCCAGCGGGCCATCAACGAGGTCAAGAAACTTCTCGTGCCCGCTGTGAGTATCAGTCCGAACCCCTCAGCGTCAAATATTATGGACTGGACTGATGGAAAAGGCTGTGTGTGACTGGATGAGAGTTCACTGTGTTGGTATGCATGGAAGGGGGAAGGGGATTGTCAGtccaaaaagtgtgtgtttgtgtcttttttgtgtttttgtgtgtgtgtgtgtatgtctctgtgtgtatcagAGAGTATGTGTAAGGGGTTAGGGTAATTAGGGAACACGCATAAAGGGGTTTCCATGGTAACCCCGGGTTGTTTGAAAGGCTGAGGGAATGAATGGAGAGTCTGTTCACTTGTTCTCCCCACTCCATCACTCCTTTCACTCGTTCACAACTCACTTCATTCCCAACTACTGGCTACAGtattcctttttctctcttgggttttttttttttgttgttgtccacACAAGAGGACATTTTGATTGCACTCCTCAACATTTCTCACATTCTCCAGCccaccttcttcctctgctgcagacacacatacatgcatacatgcataaaTGTGCACAAACATGAGAAACACATTGGAGCATTTCACAGACATGGACATAcagacacagggacacacactctctaaaTGATCCCCTCTTtgacacacaatcacaaaagcACATATTTTGAAATCACAAGGCTCCTTCCTTTTTTGCCTCTGCATTATTTGCAACAAtagaaacagactgaaaagaTCAGCAGGGGATTTCTATTGCAGCAATCAGCCGCCACTTCCcgctccaatcacagcacagtatCGACCAACCCCTAAAAGTAATAGGATGTAAGACGTGTCTATAGGCAATCAGTCACTGAACACCTGTTAATctatgtttgtgaatgtgtgtggaaGCTAAAGTTAATGATATGTGTTAGTTTAACCCAGCCGACCTTGCTTTGCGGCTGTAAATCAGTCAAGCTTTTCACCCAGCTGTAACTGGAGCTAAGAAGCTAGCGTGTTAGACACTGAATATGTCCTGTGTGGCGCAGTGGTTGTGTGTCTGGTCAACTCCCTGTCAGACATTGTTAGAATTAtaacaaaccaaaaagaaatccagacgtttagaaaacatttaaattgaatCTTACTTAGTTTCAGCATACTGTAACATTTGCTGACTTGTTGGCCAGACTCTCACAGAAGTTCATTCATTCACCGTTCAAATGGCTGAATGACAGTCGCTCGCTAAGTAAGCTCATTGTGTTGCTCTGCTTGTGTTGGTGTAGGCTGAGGGGGAGGACAACCTGAAGAAAATGCAGTTGATGGAGCTGGCCATTCTCAACGGGACGTACAGAGACGCCAATGTCAAGACGCGTAAGAATGACATCACAGTTAACATGTGGAGGAGGGTTGGTGGGTGACAAAGGAGGGGTCTGGGTACAGGAGTCCACTGTATATATGAACAATGCTTCTGTTTCTCCTGTTAAATAGTCtgtttgtcctctcctcttcttccctgtctattgtatgtgtgtgggtgtgcgcaTACTTGCAttattgtatgtttgtgtgccgCACAGCCACCGCTGCCTTCCCTCTAGGGACCCCTCAGGCGCCTCGGATCATCACAGGCCCGACGCCCGTCCTGCCTCCCAGCCTGCGCAACCCTGCACCCGTCAACACGCCGACCCTCATGCCTCTGATTCGTCAGATCCAGAGCTCAGCCCTCATGCCGGGAGGCAATCCACACCCGGCGCTGGTGCAGCAAGGGCCCGAATCTGGAATCATCTACACGCCCTACGAGTATCCCTACACACTCACGCCCTCCATATTGGAATACCCGATTGACTCAACTGGAGTTTTAGGTATTTAGAAATCAAACGTTCATAACTTTCATACATAGTCAATGGATGTATTATGAGAACTGGATAACAGCTGCGCACCTATCGCATACGCCAAAAAAACGTTTTGATCAGTGTCTATGTCCTTGGCCCCGCCCGCTTGTTCCATAGACTTTACATTGAGATGACATCATGCGCAGAAAATAGCATTTCTAGACTCTCAGAAAGATTTACAAATATTGAATGTTCAAAGTCTAAAAATTCATTATACAAAGAGTCATAATTGGCCTTGTTTGGCATTCATGGCTAACTCTCAACTGTTTTATAGACATGCTGTATAATGGAAGTTTATGGGGGAAATGCTTTTTGCACCAGTTAAGTTCTGcactgtctctttccctctttatttgtttatttaactgttATACATTAGCTCTCTTATAAGAGAGACCTGGCCAAGAAGTCACATAAAAGCACCcacaaaattaatttacaaCATTCACACAAAGCACCATAAGACATGACAGAGAGAGCTTGACCTCCTGTTACGAGGTGTGTATCTACTTGCAAAGCATGACATGACATGGAGAACGAAGCTTTACGCGACCTAACGGCACAAATGTGACTAAAAACCTTAGTTAGGTGGCAGAACACGAGGCCACAGGGGATTCTTTTTTGCAGTACCACAGTTTTCCACTGGGGTAAATTGGCAGCTTTATCCAGCTCTTGTAATACATCCACGACAAATATTGATGCATGCAGAAGCTCATTGCTGGGCTAACAGTCCCTTCTCCCTGTGTTTTTGCAGGTATGGCTTTCCCAACCAAAGGCTAAGCGATAGCAACCCTTCCTAGCACACACACGGACTGGCTTGCAGAgacccccccccttcccctaCATACTTGTCAAACAGAGCGAACACTCAAAGTTTGTTCAAACTTTAGGATGACAGATTCCTCGACAGTCATTCTGTAGTCAAGTGTCCATTCCTGTTCATTTCCTCTTATTAGCAGACTAGTGTTGTGGTGTGACAgctatttaactttttttaatagATCAGCTTCCGCTTGTaactttaacacatttttagtgAACCCATAGATATTTTAGCGCCACTGTTTGTGATTTAATATATGTTAAAGCTTATTTTAATCACAGAGCTATAGAGTGACTTTGCTTACAGCTGATGTTGAATCTACTAGTGCAGCTTAGTGAGAGATTAGTGGTTTGGATTAATACTTTCTTTAGAGAACAGAagaccacaaaacaacaacaattctgTCTCTTAGAAgcgttttttttacttgttttcacCCTCAGCCTTGAACGTTTTGTACATTTCTGGTTTCACTGATGTTGGTGCCATGGGTGGACTGTTTGATGTCTTTCTGATGAGTAACCTTCTGTGTTCTGTTTTGGCGATGTCAAATGGCTGTTAGCAGGTGCCATGACCACTAAGGTACGACGCCACGACAAGAGAATCCATCCTTACCAAAGGGTAGTGACCCCAGACAGAGGTTAGTTAGCTCACCAGCCactttacatgtgtgtgtgtgtgtgtgtgtgtatgtgtgtgtgtgtgtgtgtgtgtgttagtgtgcgtgcatgcatgcagacCAATGGACCAATTTCAGTTTACATGTGTCTGTAATACGGCATgcctaaaaaataaataactgtatCAGGCGAAAAGGTCACGCTGAAGCAGCTTCggtgaaaaatgtgaaacagtATTTGttgcagtgaaagtgaaataagtGAGCAGATTTGGGAGGAACCATGTTAGGGGTGACAGCTGCAGCGGTTATCTTTGCTCGCCTGTTAGATAAACTGGACGGCTTGCAGGCCAGGACCCTCTCAATTAGAATGGATCGCTCCATTCATGTGACTCGGATCCTTGTGACTCTGGATTTGGAGTCGTCTCTCagaaacttttttgtttttttatctcttcACTACTACTTTTGACCCTACGAATAACTGTGGGAAATTTTATTTATACCCAACTTCATTCCAGTAGATttccacaaatgtttttttttattattaattaaatcCTGTGTTGTGCCCAATGACTATATGACATTTAAAGTAACAGTGATTGTCTTTTTCTGGAGATCATTCAATTCAATATGATCTTTGGTCTTTACTACTAAAACACAGCGTGTGATAACTACTGAGGTCTGTGTTACAAGCTCTTTTGTATGAAATACTGTTGTTTGTGGTCTTATCAGTCGCCCACTGGACTTTATCATTGGGGCTGTTTACATCTTTCATATATTTCCTAGCCAGAGTGGTGCTGTTACCATGTATTTAGCTGCAAAATAAATTTGTATATAGGGATTTTAAGGATTTAAGTGCTTATATGAAGCTTATGGAACAAGATCGCTTGGAAATACttgtagtattattattttttttagctttttttagtttgtaaatttttatttttgtttttacaatatgCTTTTTATAGATGAAGTGTCTCCATGTAAACTTCAAACTTTATTCAAGGTGTGTAGCTACTACTGTTTTAGTCACCGCGAAGGTGGCAATGAAGGCAGTGTTTTGCTCTGTCTATTTAAGATGAGGTGACCTTCTCGATTCACAGGCCTCGTGACTGTTTTATGCAATAGAAATGGACTAGCTAGCtacaatatatgtgtgtatgtgagcggTGGTGCTCTTGTTGTACACGATGGacaaaaaacactaaaaggCAATAAAGATGACTATTGAAAAAAATCTCTAAAGAAAACCAAAGCCTCTAAATTCTTGTAGTTAGTCTGTCTATTGTTAAATTGTTTCTTAAGTCCCTCTAAAATCACCATCTCTTAACCTCTCATCACTATCTCTTATGGTGCCTCTTCTTCTAATACTTCACAGCAAATAGATCAAACCATAATCAATAATCAGATAATAATCACAACTGTTAATCATCAAGATCTTATGCCTGCTGCTAAACAATAGCTCTACTTGTCAGTAAGTGGAAGTATTTCTGAGGCCCAGACACTTTTCTCTGGAGATAAAGGTCACTCTCTCACCCACATGAAACCatgctgtctccctctctgtccatggtttcactgtctgtctgtgctagACGTAGCCCAGCTAGCATGAGTAGTATCACTATAGCAGCGTTCACACGACAGGAGGGGCATCTCCTAAAAACGTAACCCTGCAAACACCTTCATGAGCGCATATGAGCATCGCTAACCAGCCATTCCTTATGTCACCACCCGGTGGTTGATGTAAGTCCTTCTGAATGGTTATGCAGGGCTCATGAAGGTGTTATGCAGCTCTCATGTGCTGCCCCTCATGCTGTGTGACTGCAGTAGATCTGCCTTGTTGTCATCCTGACGCCACTAGCTGACACTAATCTCTcttctatctttttttctttttatgtcccCTTTTATGTgccctttttgtttcctttccacgtctgtccgtctctgtctgtctaactCTAGCTGCCACGGCAACTAACCCATGACCCCTTGACCTTCTGACCTTTCCGCCCACTGATGACCCACCCATCTCTGCCCGCTGGCGTGCTCATTGGCCCACGGCCCCGCCACTCCCCCAGCTCAGCCAACCAGACCAGCACTTTGGGAACAACCCGGCTGCTTCTGTCTAACCAACCAACCAGACGACAGCGCTCATGGGAATAAACCTCAGGACCCCGCCCATCAAGTCCTAACCTAAACTTTACCAAACGTGCCTTCCTTCCAAAAGTCAAAAGCCAGTCTGAGAATGTTTTATAATCATTTGACAGTCAAAATCCCAATTTGTAACAGCTGTTGCCATGCAAAACCAGTAGACTTTACTGGGGACGGGCCCCAAACTGGTGAAGGGCTCCTAAACCAATCCCTGGCTGTGCCAAACTGTCTCTCTGAGCTGCCCTCCCCTCAGTCCATGTGATGCAATAATAATGACTCTATTAATAACATGGTAACTATACTGATAATGAGGGTAACGGTACTTATCCAGCACAGAAACCCTCCATAAACACTAAACTTAGagatatattgatattttgaagcattttttcCTCATCGGGCACTTCTTAATATCTTAATTTGGGAAATGTTTCCACACACTCTTTAAAGGCTTCTTCATATCATTATAACGCATTATAATTGGTGTTAAAATATTCACAAATTAACACGCTTTCCCTTGAAATGTAACACCAATGTGTGTTTCCAATGGCTTGTTTAAAATGTCCCTTATTATAATTTTGTGCTTCACTTCCTCAGAGGTAGAGTGATATCCATTTCTCCTTAAGACATTTGAAGGAggaatacttttttaaaaatcagtgaAGCAAAATGCCAGCGCAGAAGCTTTTTTCATAAAGCAACAGGTGCTCAGTGAGGAAAAATAACAAACCAGAATCCAAAATGCCAAAGTATCTCTGAGTTTCTCTTCTTAGGTAAAGCATCTCAACACTGAGTCAACATATACAGCATAAATGCcaagcatgtacagtacagacacacacacagagggaagatTGCACTTCTTTTGTCTAATTCTAGAGGATTTACACAACGATGCCTTTGCCTTTTCCACACTACAGTATTGTATGAGCTCAAACAGCAGTGCCTTTATTTATTGAGAGCGACGGAACAATGTTACACCTAAATCTTTAACCACTACATCGTGGGTTTGTGCCCGGCATGAAATGATGTCATTTTGGGTTTATGCAGATTAATTAGGAGTGCGGGAAATGTGTCGCAGGTCTGCATTTTATGGTTTTACATCCATAACTCTTCTCAATTCAGATTTTagtgccaaaaaaaagagaaaaaacggTGTCTCATTTGAATTGGAAGTGCAATGCAGCATTGAAGCAGCAGCTACAACGTCTGAGATGTTTATGTGAGGTTCGGATACCTCAAGAGAACAGTgttatattttatctttttgtttgtttgtttgtttgcttgattGTTTTGTTGGAGATAAAGTCgtccatatatatatttttgcatgtgtatCCGCTTTCTCAGAGGGCGTGGTAcggttttacacacacacatacatacacacacacaaaccaaccgATGCCTtgacataaaaaagacaaatatggaGTCGTAACATCTGTAACAAgtttataatgtatttttatattctattttgtacgtgaaaataacattaaatgacCTTTTCAGATAAGAACATTATGCCTTATTATGGAGAATAATTTGATGAACGTAACTACCCTTCATGTGTCATTAGTAATCTCAATGTCCTGATATACTGGAGCCTCTGATGTTCTCTGTATTAACTTGAGATCAGCATTGCTTGCCTTCTGTGCCTTTTGTATACTATGAGTGTGACAATTAACAGTGTAGTACAACATTAATCTACTCTTCAGTGCCAAGTGTAGGTTACTAACTGTTACCACTTCTGTGATTATTAACCACTTTAATGGTATCTGTCTCTGCTTTggattcctttaaaaaaaaaacaacaacaattacatGTGTGtctaaaaaagtgaaaaaacaaaaatatgtgtttgaacagtgaacttttaacttttaaagtaTTCTGAGCAGGAATAACTCTTTGTACACCATTAAACTCTTAGTTGTAAAACTAACAaactttgttgctttttctctGTAGCACTTAATTATGCAAATCAGCTTCCTTTCTGCATACTAATCACCAAACACTCTTAGATACCGAGGGGACGgggggagaaaatgaaaccCAGCAGATACTTAAGACAAAATGCAGGGAAAAGGctacaacatgtttttttcccacttctccttttctgtgttgtttctcttcttctctttaagTGGACATTACACACATCGATGTGTGTAATAAGAGAGGACAAAACACACCCAGCTCACCATGGTTTCTGAAAGGCATGCACATGTataacaggggaaaaaaagggggggggggggtgttcaggTTTGGAGGACTAGATGGCTGGGGAATTAAAGGGAAATTGATTGTGCAAGCTCGCCCTCAAACATCTGCAGAATAAATATTACACACGATCCCTGAAGTCTCCGAAAAACCAATCATCTACACGTGTCATGGTagctgcatttgttttaattaggctctttactttctctctctctctctttaaaagTGAATATTTGGAAACAAAATCTGTGGGTAATTTGAGCGTTTGACACTTGAATTAAAAGTGAAACGTCCCTTTTAAAGGTTTgacacataaaaaagaaaaagagga encodes:
- the qki2 gene encoding protein quaking-B isoform X2, which translates into the protein MVGETEVKERPKSNPDYLMQLMNDRKVMSSLPNFSGIFTHLERLLDEEIGRVRKDMYNDTVNGGMFNGRDMEELPEAIGPVAQLQEKLYVPVKEYPDFNFVGRILGPRGLTAKQLEAETGCKIMVRGKGSMRDKKKEEMNRGKPNWEHLSEDLHVLITVEDTHNRAKIKLQRAINEVKKLLVPAAEGEDNLKKMQLMELAILNGTYRDANVKTPTAAFPLGTPQAPRIITGPTPVLPPSLRNPAPVNTPTLMPLIRQIQSSALMPGGNPHPALVQQGPESGIIYTPYEYPYTLTPSILEYPIDSTGVLAGAMTTKVRRHDKRIHPYQRVVTPDRG
- the qki2 gene encoding protein quaking-B isoform X1: MVGETEVKERPKSNPDYLMQLMNDRKVMSSLPNFSGIFTHLERLLDEEIGRVRKDMYNDTVNGGMFNGRDMEELPEAIGPVAQLQEKLYVPVKEYPDFNFVGRILGPRGLTAKQLEAETGCKIMVRGKGSMRDKKKEEMNRGKPNWEHLSEDLHVLITVEDTHNRAKIKLQRAINEVKKLLVPAAEGEDNLKKMQLMELAILNGTYRDANVKTPTAAFPLGTPQAPRIITGPTPVLPPSLRNPAPVNTPTLMPLIRQIQSSALMPGGNPHPALVQQGPESGIIYTPYEYPYTLTPSILEYPIDSTGVLVPSPCVFAAGAMTTKVRRHDKRIHPYQRVVTPDRAATATNP
- the qki2 gene encoding protein quaking-B isoform X3; its protein translation is MVGETEVKERPKSNPDYLMQLMNDRKVMSSLPNFSGIFTHLERLLDEEIGRVRKDMYNDTVNGGMFNGRDMEELPEAIGPVAQLQEKLYVPVKEYPDFNFVGRILGPRGLTAKQLEAETGCKIMVRGKGSMRDKKKEEMNRGKPNWEHLSEDLHVLITVEDTHNRAKIKLQRAINEVKKLLVPAAEGEDNLKKMQLMELAILNGTYRDANVKTPTAAFPLGTPQAPRIITGPTPVLPPSLRNPAPVNTPTLMPLIRQIQSSALMPGGNPHPALVQQGPESGIIYTPYEYPYTLTPSILEYPIDSTGVLGAMTTKVRRHDKRIHPYQRVVTPDRG
- the qki2 gene encoding protein quaking-B isoform X4: MVGETEVKERPKSNPDYLMQLMNDRKVMSSLPNFSGIFTHLERLLDEEIGRVRKDMYNDTVNGGMFNGRDMEELPEAIGPVAQLQEKLYVPVKEYPDFNFVGRILGPRGLTAKQLEAETGCKIMVRGKGSMRDKKKEEMNRGKPNWEHLSEDLHVLITVEDTHNRAKIKLQRAINEVKKLLVPAAEGEDNLKKMQLMELAILNGTYRDANVKTPTAAFPLGTPQAPRIITGPTPVLPPSLRNPAPVNTPTLMPLIRQIQSSALMPGGNPHPALVQQGPESGIIYTPYEYPYTLTPSILEYPIDSTGVLGMAFPTKG